One Mya arenaria isolate MELC-2E11 chromosome 5, ASM2691426v1 genomic window carries:
- the LOC128234704 gene encoding uncharacterized protein LOC128234704 isoform X2, with product MLPPWIIKGVRFAVRLTALFGLICVARKHYGTISVVGPAFLNREVTLKATPSYPWGCEVEWKYIMEGSTYFQTMNGTNVKRYSEDGSFFLKWKASIEYNRSDFYAGCSTNTTIVSSLIALNVKEIVGQCGALVILSPVVRGGDVKLGYFPSDYSIQQINTTRTWKTNIQDIELRKGGHTDSVQLHIPEPPSYPILGPKIADFNTTKCIYVYEDSDIYCQTENGTEPVQVALLLGQDLFVLAESEQNNGFYLFSNVHQHMAGLSNRNVTCQVSNAAIETPYEVQDILCNVEKGSQPDQTVPEYLDGANSSTTCEVRNAFPAPVRDIHIGNVLLSDVQQTDLFNGSSHTYASTAKVTKTHKLWNGKEMCCTRKSIDDFGIADHSICNNISIKYPPSDISMSVSKKPEYSDSVSAYFMNLSCETNESNPPCVIEWASNRDDLRYINSGNWTYGEHGSFVSNVIYKVTKDMVGGIITCSTRCNHFSSHLTENYVVSFSGDPTLYLNMTSSVELYPKNTLTVKCRVYDCNAKEKWTLRWEAENNTEIKTC from the exons ATGCTACCACCATGGATAATAAAGGGTGTTCGATTTGCCGTGCGATTAACTG cttTGTTCGGGCTGATCTGTGTAGCAAGGAAGCACTACGGAACCATATCAGTGGTAGGGCCAGCGTTTTTGAACAGGGAGGTTACTTTGAAAGCAACACCCTCTTACCCATGGGGATGCGAGGTTGAATGGAAATACATAATGGAAGGCAGcacatattttcaaacaatgaacGGGACAAACGTTAAAAGATATTCGGAGGATGGGTCCTTCTTTTTGAAATGGAAAGCTTCTATTGAATACAACAGATCTGACTTTTACGCCGGATgttcaacaaacacaacaatagTATCAAGCTTAATAGCTTTAAATGTGAAAG aaattgttGGACAGTGTGGAGCCCTCGTGATTCTAAGCCCGGTTGTTCGTGGCGGGGACGTTAAACTAGGATATTTTCCATCTGACTATTCTATACAGCAAATAAACACTACACGAACATGGAAGACAAATATCCAGGACATAGAGCTACGAAAAG GTGGCCACACGGATTCTGTGCAGCTTCATATTCCAG AGCCACCGAGTTACCCAATCCTCGGTCCAAAAATCGCTGACtttaatacaacaaaatgtatttatgtttatgaagATTCCGACATATATTGCCAGACTGAAAATGGAACAGAACCTGTACAAGTGGCGCTTTTACTGGGACAGGATTTATTTGTTCTTGCTGAAAGCGAACAGAACAATGGGTTTTATCTATTCAGTAACGTTCATCAACACATGGCAGGACTGTCGAATCGGAATGTGACATGTCAGGTTTCTAATGCAGCCATTGAAACACCTTACGAAGTGCAAGACATTCTATGTAACGTAG AGAAAGGTAGCCAACCCGATCAAACAGTTCCTGAATATCTTGATGGTGCAAACTCTTCAACAACATGTGAAGTGCGGAATGCTTTCCCAGCTCCGGTAAGAGATATACATATTGGCAATGTTTTGCTATCTGATGTTCAacaaactgatttatttaatgGATCTTCTCATACTTATGCAAGCACAGCTAAGGTGACAAAGACTCACAAACTGTGGAATGGAAAAGAAATGTGCTGCACAAGGAAAAGTATTGACGACTTTGGAATAGCAGATCATTCCATATGCAATAACATCAGTATCAAAT ATCCGCCTTCGGACATTTCGATGTCGGTGAGCAAAAAACCCGAATATAGCGACAGTGTTTCTGCCTATTTCATGAACCTTTCTTGTGAAACGAATGAATCAAATCCGCCTTGCGTCATTGAATGGGCAAGCAACAGAGATGATTTAAGATATATTAATAGTGGCAATTGGACTTATGGTGAACATGGGAGTTTTGTTTCCAATGTAATTTACAAAGTGACTAAAGACATGGTTGGGGGAATCATCACATGTTCCACTAGATGCAATCATTTTTCATCTCATTTAACCGAAAATTATGTTGTATCCTTTTCAG GTGATCCAACTCTGTATTTGAACATGACATCATCTGTTGAATTATATCCGAAGAATACACTGACCGTTAAATGTCGTGTTTATGACTGCAATGCTAAAGAGAAATGGACGCTTCGCTGGGAAGCAGAaaataacactgaaataaaGACCTGTTAA
- the LOC128234704 gene encoding uncharacterized protein LOC128234704 isoform X1 codes for MLPPWIIKGVRFAVRLTALFGLICVARKHYGTISVVGPAFLNREVTLKATPSYPWGCEVEWKYIMEGSTYFQTMNGTNVKRYSEDGSFFLKWKASIEYNRSDFYAGCSTNTTIVSSLIALNVKEIVGQCGALVILSPVVRGGDVKLGYFPSDYSIQQINTTRTWKTNIQDIELRKGSYDEEIVSEYLYILTIFNLEDRDEGTYTLYCYSGGHTDSVQLHIPEPPSYPILGPKIADFNTTKCIYVYEDSDIYCQTENGTEPVQVALLLGQDLFVLAESEQNNGFYLFSNVHQHMAGLSNRNVTCQVSNAAIETPYEVQDILCNVEKGSQPDQTVPEYLDGANSSTTCEVRNAFPAPVRDIHIGNVLLSDVQQTDLFNGSSHTYASTAKVTKTHKLWNGKEMCCTRKSIDDFGIADHSICNNISIKYPPSDISMSVSKKPEYSDSVSAYFMNLSCETNESNPPCVIEWASNRDDLRYINSGNWTYGEHGSFVSNVIYKVTKDMVGGIITCSTRCNHFSSHLTENYVVSFSGDPTLYLNMTSSVELYPKNTLTVKCRVYDCNAKEKWTLRWEAENNTEIKTC; via the exons ATGCTACCACCATGGATAATAAAGGGTGTTCGATTTGCCGTGCGATTAACTG cttTGTTCGGGCTGATCTGTGTAGCAAGGAAGCACTACGGAACCATATCAGTGGTAGGGCCAGCGTTTTTGAACAGGGAGGTTACTTTGAAAGCAACACCCTCTTACCCATGGGGATGCGAGGTTGAATGGAAATACATAATGGAAGGCAGcacatattttcaaacaatgaacGGGACAAACGTTAAAAGATATTCGGAGGATGGGTCCTTCTTTTTGAAATGGAAAGCTTCTATTGAATACAACAGATCTGACTTTTACGCCGGATgttcaacaaacacaacaatagTATCAAGCTTAATAGCTTTAAATGTGAAAG aaattgttGGACAGTGTGGAGCCCTCGTGATTCTAAGCCCGGTTGTTCGTGGCGGGGACGTTAAACTAGGATATTTTCCATCTGACTATTCTATACAGCAAATAAACACTACACGAACATGGAAGACAAATATCCAGGACATAGAGCTACGAAAAGGTTCTTACGATGAGGAAATTGTTTCtgaatatttgtacatattgacTATATTTAACTTAGAAGACAGAGATGAAGGAACGTATACTTTATATTGTTATTCAGGTGGCCACACGGATTCTGTGCAGCTTCATATTCCAG AGCCACCGAGTTACCCAATCCTCGGTCCAAAAATCGCTGACtttaatacaacaaaatgtatttatgtttatgaagATTCCGACATATATTGCCAGACTGAAAATGGAACAGAACCTGTACAAGTGGCGCTTTTACTGGGACAGGATTTATTTGTTCTTGCTGAAAGCGAACAGAACAATGGGTTTTATCTATTCAGTAACGTTCATCAACACATGGCAGGACTGTCGAATCGGAATGTGACATGTCAGGTTTCTAATGCAGCCATTGAAACACCTTACGAAGTGCAAGACATTCTATGTAACGTAG AGAAAGGTAGCCAACCCGATCAAACAGTTCCTGAATATCTTGATGGTGCAAACTCTTCAACAACATGTGAAGTGCGGAATGCTTTCCCAGCTCCGGTAAGAGATATACATATTGGCAATGTTTTGCTATCTGATGTTCAacaaactgatttatttaatgGATCTTCTCATACTTATGCAAGCACAGCTAAGGTGACAAAGACTCACAAACTGTGGAATGGAAAAGAAATGTGCTGCACAAGGAAAAGTATTGACGACTTTGGAATAGCAGATCATTCCATATGCAATAACATCAGTATCAAAT ATCCGCCTTCGGACATTTCGATGTCGGTGAGCAAAAAACCCGAATATAGCGACAGTGTTTCTGCCTATTTCATGAACCTTTCTTGTGAAACGAATGAATCAAATCCGCCTTGCGTCATTGAATGGGCAAGCAACAGAGATGATTTAAGATATATTAATAGTGGCAATTGGACTTATGGTGAACATGGGAGTTTTGTTTCCAATGTAATTTACAAAGTGACTAAAGACATGGTTGGGGGAATCATCACATGTTCCACTAGATGCAATCATTTTTCATCTCATTTAACCGAAAATTATGTTGTATCCTTTTCAG GTGATCCAACTCTGTATTTGAACATGACATCATCTGTTGAATTATATCCGAAGAATACACTGACCGTTAAATGTCGTGTTTATGACTGCAATGCTAAAGAGAAATGGACGCTTCGCTGGGAAGCAGAaaataacactgaaataaaGACCTGTTAA